One Vanessa cardui chromosome 4, ilVanCard2.1, whole genome shotgun sequence genomic window carries:
- the LOC124544242 gene encoding uncharacterized protein LOC124544242 has translation MEVDTELSSDALIRRKRPYEGLVIFNSDSDTETEMRMAAKSKPAIRGKTAKGRGSGLARAKAELKAKANEAREEAFERSLRSRAFRKEPPQDGVLDSEESSSSDVHTKDPTKMGAEELRAQAGRSAALILEVAQKSSNLKGGFGKKLRESAAALQAIVDALASRTEAEETRKLRADNGRLRKEVDSLKAEVKAHRRDFAEMRSKVAVVSEASTSSAQDAMAVENIKASIISSIGVMINARFAELEERLPPAKIQRPPLAADKRRESAQQIAVSRAQAVNSAPPLTSAPLPKRVPPAAPPAPVAGCSSASLESETIPPQVVQEMSWSTVVKKGKKGKQAHSPAGTNATVANTVLKTPQAAKPKLTAPRTAAVVVTLQPEAEQKGVTYAQVLERAEQGIKLQELGINGGLKVRRSATGARVLELPRAQSNQAEKLADKLRTVLDGVASVVHPVKKVDIKVTGLDDSVTKDKIIAAVAREGHCAIEELRCGELRVAAAKKLSDAGRLLVGWSSARVCVLEQRPLRCYKCMGLGHTRILCPFNADRGSLCFRCGVEGHKSAECTGKLRCAVCVEAGKPSGHVMGSKECNPPITKGKVVLATQTTNNVGRRQAEEEAAMGRGRPRGSPREEWNGPPLSLIERGSGYVVVGWGKYVIVGTYFSPNRSLAEFETYLGFVRAAVARQSPKPTLVLAVGFHRKEGGRKRRGTGGPYAQFTQEDL, from the exons ATGGAAGTCGATACTGAATTATCGTCCGATGCCCTAATTCGCCGAAAAAGGCCATATGAGGGCCTCGTTATTTTTAACTCCGATTCCGATACGGAGACGGAGATGAGGATGGCTGCAAAAAGCAAGCCTGCTATTCGCGGCAAAACTGCTAAAGGTCGTGGAAGTGGTCTTGCTCGGGCTAAGGCTGAGCTGAAGGCCAAGGCCAATGAGgctagagaggaggccttcgaaCGATCGCTTCGTAGTCGAGCGTTTCGAAAGGAACCTCCTCAGGATGGAGTCTTGGACTCCGAGGAATCTTCTTCCTCGGATGTCCACACCAAGGATCCCACAAAAATGGGCGCCGAGGAACTTCGCGCACAGGCTGGTCGAAGCGCAGCCCTCATTTTGGAGGTGGCACAAAAGTCCTCCAACTTAAAAGGAGGATTTGGCAAAAAGCTGAGggagtcggcggctgcactacaggCCATTGTAGATGCCTTAGCGTCTCGGACGGAAGCCGAGGAGACTCGAAAGCTCCGCGCTGATAATGGacgcctgcgcaaagaggtggatagcctcaaggccgaggtgAAGGCTCACCGTCGCGATTTTGCGGAGATGCGGTCCAAGGTCGCTGTGGTCAGTGAGGCATCCACCAGCTCTGCACAGGATGCTATGGCGGTGGAGAATATAAAAGCCTCAATTATATCGTCGATAGGCGTTATGATTAACGCCCGATTTGCCGAATTGGAGGAACGCCTTCCTCCGGCTAAAATACAGCGCCCACCATTAGCTGCTGATAAGAGGCGGGAATCAGCACAGCAAATTGCTGTGTCCCGAGCGCAGGCAGTCAATTCGGCTCCACCGCTGACTTCTGCACCCCTACCTAAACGGGTTCCACCAGCTGCCCCACCGGCACCTGTTGCTGGCTGTTCAAGCGCCTCGCTCGAGTCGGAGACAATTCCGCCTCAGGTGGTCCAGGAAATGTCCTGGTCCACTGTAGTAAAAAAGGGGAAGAAGGGGAAACAGGCTCACTCTCCGGCTGGAACAAATGCCACGGTGGCGAACACGGTTCTTAAGACACCTCAAGCGGCCAAGCCTAAGCTGACTGCtcctcgtacagctgcagtagTGGTTACGCTGCAGCCAGAAGCGGAGCAGAAAGGTGTCACATATGCTcaggtcttggagcgcgctgagcaaGGCATTAAGCTGCAAGAACTCGGCATCAATGGAGGTCTAAAAGTCCGACGCTCCGCGACGGGAGCCAGGGTGCTGGAGCTGCCGAGAGCTCAGTCGAACCAGGCAGAAAAACTAGCCGATAAGCTCCGCACAGTGTTGGATGGGGTGGCCAGCGTCGTTCATCCCGTAAAAAAAGTGGACATTAAGGTGACGGGGCTAGATGACTCCGTCACCAAAGATAAGATTATCGCCGCAGTCGCCCGCGAGGGGCATTGCGCCATTGAAGAGCTAAGATGTGGAGAGTTGCGCGTGG CTGCGGCCAAGAAACTGTCTGACGCCGGTCGTCTcttggttgggtggagctcggccagggTATGCGTGCTAGAGCAGCGCCCtttgcgctgctacaagtgcatgggccTTGGCCATACAAGGATATTATGCCCATTCAATGCGGATCGAGGGAGCCTTTGCTTCCGGTGCGGCGTAGAAGGTCATAAATCGGCTGAATGcaccgggaagctgcgctgcgcGGTGTGCGTAGAAGCCGGaaagccctccgggcacgtgatggggtcgaAAGAATGTaacccccccatcacgaaaggtaaggtggtccTCGCTACCCAGACCACCAACAACGTCGGACGGCGCCAGgccgaggaggaagctgcaat GGGACGTGGACGGCCCCGTGGCAGTCCTCGCGAGGAGTGGAACgggccccccctctcactcatcgagaggggcTCGGGCTACGTAGTGGTGGGATGGGGAAAGTACGTCATCGTCGgtacgtacttctcccctaaccgcagcctggctgagttcgagacatATCTCGGCTttgtcagagctgcggtggccaggcagtcacCGAAACCGACACTGGTTCTCG cggtggggttccacAGGAAGGAGGGAGGGCGCAAACGCAGAGGAACTGGCGGGCCGtatgcgcagttcactcaagaAGATCTgtga
- the LOC124544243 gene encoding uncharacterized protein LOC124544243, translated as MANKCNQCGKFLSTTDGAKCNKCNSVFHRLCVNVSPDSRLPARWTCPGCRRTENKNKSVVNTESPSMGDIFTDASSADNEEKNSAVCLAEEMRLLRLELMSVTREITSFRVELTRMNDNMAEFNKRVDNVEERLTSLEEKNSGSVDQNLNDVIAQLKSDINDREQKSLINDIQITGLPERSGENAVHLTLAVTKKLGMALDSCDIVSAERAGPHRALVSSEERQRPRPVIVRLARRSLRDDVIKAARVRRGTDTSGVTDGNPSRVYINEHLTRFNRLLFYKAREEGKRHGWRFIWTREGRIYMRRETDTAVQRIRTECDLSKIFGLK; from the coding sequence ATGGCCAACAAATGTAATCAATGTGGCAAGTTCTTATCAACTACAGATGGCGCAAAGTGCAATAAGTGTAATTCGGTATTCCATCGATTATGCGTCAACGTTAGCCCCGACTCCCGCCTCCCCGCGCGCTGGACGTGCCCAGGGTGCCGCAGAACGGAAAATAAGAATAAGTCTGTCGTAAATACTGAGTCGCCTTCTATGGGTGATATATTTACAGATGCTAGTTCGGCTGATAATGAGGAGAAGAACTCAGCGGTATGCTTGGCTGAGGAAATGAGGCTTCTGCGGTTAGAGCTTATGTCGGTCACGCGAGAGATAACTTCGTTCAGGGTTGAGTTGACGAGAATGAACGACAATATGgccgaatttaataaaagggTCGACAACGTAGAGGAGCGTTTGACTTCTTTGGAAGAAAAAAACTCGGGGTCTGTcgatcaaaatttaaatgatgtcATTGCGCAATTAAAATCAGACATCAACGATCGTGAACAAAAGTCGCTAATAAATGACATCCAAATAACGGGTTTGCCGGAACGGAGTGGTGAGAATGCTGTCCATCTGACTCTAGCGGTCACGAAGAAATTAGGCATGGCTCTCGACTCCTGCGATATTGTGAGCGCGGAGCGAGCCGGCCCGCATCGCGCACTAGTGTCGAGTGAGGAGCGTCAGCGTCCGCGACCAGTGATCGTGCGATTGGCGCGGCGGTCTCTGCGCGACGATGTCATAAAGGCGGCGCGGGTACGACGCGGGACCGACACATCAGGCGTCACTGACGGCAATCCGTCCCGAGTCTATATCAATGAGCACCTGACTCGGTTTAATCGCCTGTTGTTTTATAAAGCGAGAGAGGAGGGCAAACGACACGGATGGCGCTTCATATGGACGCGAGAAGGGAGAATATATATGCGACGTGAGACGGATACAGCAGTACAACGCATTCGGACAGAATGTGATTTAAGTAAgatttttggtttaaaataa